From Salinirubellus salinus, the proteins below share one genomic window:
- a CDS encoding glycosyltransferase family 39 protein has product MTPGLLDRRDGPWLGAGLAAGVLAVAVYLVTNPYPAYGAGLYLRLAEALVANGYVPPPNVSGYTAAGVPFAYPPLQFYVLAGLLDLGVDPVTIARLLPGVGVLAALVPTYLLARDYTGSRPAGALAAAATALNPQLLQWHVSAGGVVRAFAFCYALLAVYAGYRAFEADSRRGALGAVALGALAFGATLLSHPTYTVFAGTSVLLLWLVRDRSTAGFARGTAIAVGGVALAAPWLGWVVATHGPDVLLGAAGTHGGLGGGTDTLDAGLSLALLPVVGGLYLRWRGDRFLLAWAAVALVLFAQARFVFAVGSVVLAAVAADLSGRLAFDTLEGTVAGVDRRSALAAACLLLGTVAGAGYFAHEATLDGDPSTPEFLDDESVAAMAWVQAETAPDATFVVLGDAAEWFPLLADRTILVGPWGVEWRGPTAYERQLRAYRQVSACATADCVERWFPADRSPTYVYVPRGGYTVRGHQHVAFGTLERSFAVSPAWDRAYANHGVVVYRAVGRDRPGSPGSLGPWLDEVRERDDERDQPAAEGERADPAVAASDAGGQQAERGGQREAVADERRRIPVDADDQRVEGQPREQAAGREDGHPTGRAVGGETVDQ; this is encoded by the coding sequence ATGACGCCGGGTCTCCTCGACCGACGCGACGGGCCGTGGCTGGGGGCCGGACTCGCCGCCGGCGTCCTCGCCGTCGCCGTCTACCTCGTCACGAACCCGTACCCGGCGTACGGCGCGGGCCTCTACCTCCGACTGGCCGAGGCGCTCGTCGCGAACGGCTACGTCCCACCCCCGAACGTCTCGGGCTACACCGCCGCCGGCGTGCCGTTCGCCTACCCGCCGCTGCAGTTCTACGTGCTGGCGGGGCTGCTCGACCTCGGTGTCGACCCGGTGACGATCGCCCGCCTGCTCCCCGGCGTGGGGGTCCTCGCCGCGCTCGTCCCGACGTACCTGCTGGCGCGTGACTACACGGGCTCGCGGCCGGCCGGTGCGCTCGCCGCCGCCGCCACCGCGCTGAACCCCCAGTTGCTCCAGTGGCACGTCTCGGCCGGCGGCGTCGTCCGGGCGTTCGCGTTCTGCTACGCGCTCCTCGCCGTCTACGCCGGTTACCGCGCGTTCGAGGCGGACTCGCGCCGCGGGGCACTCGGCGCCGTGGCGCTCGGGGCGCTCGCGTTCGGAGCGACGCTCCTCTCACACCCGACGTACACGGTGTTCGCGGGCACGAGCGTCCTGCTGCTCTGGCTGGTCCGCGACCGGAGCACAGCGGGGTTCGCCCGTGGCACGGCCATCGCGGTCGGTGGGGTGGCGCTCGCGGCCCCGTGGCTGGGCTGGGTGGTCGCCACGCACGGGCCGGACGTGCTACTGGGGGCCGCGGGGACCCACGGTGGGCTCGGTGGGGGGACCGACACGCTCGACGCGGGGCTCTCGCTGGCGCTGCTCCCGGTTGTCGGGGGACTCTACCTGCGCTGGCGTGGCGACCGCTTCCTCCTCGCGTGGGCGGCGGTCGCCCTCGTGCTGTTCGCGCAGGCCCGGTTCGTCTTCGCGGTGGGGAGCGTCGTCCTCGCGGCCGTCGCGGCCGACCTCTCGGGTCGACTGGCGTTCGACACGCTCGAGGGCACGGTCGCGGGCGTGGACCGCCGGTCGGCGCTGGCGGCCGCCTGCCTCCTCCTCGGGACCGTCGCGGGCGCGGGCTACTTCGCCCACGAGGCGACGCTCGACGGCGACCCCTCGACCCCCGAGTTCCTCGACGACGAGAGCGTCGCGGCGATGGCGTGGGTGCAGGCTGAGACGGCCCCCGACGCGACGTTCGTCGTCCTCGGCGACGCGGCCGAGTGGTTCCCACTGCTGGCCGACCGGACGATACTCGTCGGGCCGTGGGGGGTCGAGTGGCGGGGGCCGACGGCCTACGAGCGACAGCTCCGGGCCTACCGGCAGGTCTCGGCGTGTGCGACCGCCGACTGCGTCGAGCGGTGGTTCCCGGCCGACCGGTCGCCGACGTACGTCTACGTCCCGCGCGGGGGCTACACCGTCCGTGGCCACCAGCACGTCGCGTTCGGGACGCTGGAGCGGTCGTTCGCCGTCTCGCCGGCCTGGGACCGGGCCTACGCGAACCACGGGGTCGTCGTCTACCGCGCGGTCGGGCGGGACCGCCCCGGGTCGCCGGGGTCGCTCGGCCCGTGGCTAGATGAGGTCCGCGAGCGGGACGACGAGCGCGACCAGCCAGCCGCCGAGGGCGAGCGCGCGGACCCGGCGGTCGCCGCGAGCGACGCCGGCGGCCAGCAGGCCGAGCGTGGCGGCCAGCGCGAGGCGGTGGCCGACGAGCGACGCCGGATACCGGTGGACGCCGACGACCAGCGCGTCGAGGGCCAGCCCCGCGAGCAGGCCGCCGGTCGCGAGGACGGCCACCCGACCGGTCGGGCGGTCGGGGGCGAGACGGTGGACCAGTAA